Proteins encoded by one window of Castor canadensis chromosome 2, mCasCan1.hap1v2, whole genome shotgun sequence:
- the LOC109678181 gene encoding olfactory receptor 8C8-like yields the protein MKQIAMESDSSVTEFILMGLTDQSELQLPLFFFFLVNYIVTVVGNLSFMNLICLNSHLHTPMYFFLFNLSFLDFCYSFVFTPKMLMGFLLERNIISYSGCMTQLFFFCFFVNSECYVLTAMAYDRYVAICQPLLYTVIMSPKTCSLLMLGSHLMGFAGAMVHTGCMIRLIFCDANTINHYMCDIFPLLQLSCSSTYINELVTSAVVGTIVILSSLIILMSYALILFNIIHMSSGKRWSKAIGTCGSHIITVALFYGSGILTYVKPTSTESVGQGKFFSVFHTLVVPMLNPLIYSLRNKDVKLALKRTLRRITT from the coding sequence ATGAAGCAAATAGCTATGGAAAGTGATTCTTCAGTGACAGAGTTTATTCTTATGGGATTAACAGACCAAAGTGAGCTCCAACTGcccctgtttttcttctttttggtgaacTACATAGTCACTGTGGTGGGAAATTTGAGCTTCATGAATCTAATTTGTCTGAATTCACACcttcacacccccatgtacttttttctcttcaatctgtccttccttgatttctGTTATTCATTTGTCTTTACCCCCAAAATGCTGATGGGCTTTCTTTTGGAGAGGAACATCATCTCCTATAGTGGATGCATGACTCagctatttttcttctgcttttttgtcAACTCTGAGTGTTATGTGCTGACAGCcatggcctatgatcgctatgtggcTATCTGTCAGCCCCTGCTGTACACAGTCATCATGTCCCCTAAGACCTGTTCTCTGCTGATGCTTGGTTCACATTTGATGGGGTTTGCTGGTGCCATGGTCCACACAGGGTGTATGATCAGACTCATCTTTTGTGATGCCAACACCATCAACCACTACATGTGTGACATCTTCCCCCTCCTGCAGCTCTCCTGCAGCAGCACCTACATCAATGAGCTAGTGACTTCTGCTGTTGTTGGTACAATTGTCATTTTATCCAGCCTAATTATCTTAATGTCATAtgctttgattctttttaatATCATCCATATGTCATCAGGTAAGCGTTGGTCCAAAGCCATCGGCACCTGTGGTTCCCACATAATAACTGTTGCCCTCTTCTACGGGTCTGGGATACTCACTTATGTGAAACCAACATCTACAGAGTCTGTGGGGCAGGGGAAATTTTTCTCAGTGTTTCATACTCTTGTGGTCCCTATGCTAAACCCCCTCATTTATAGCCTCAGGAACAAAGACGTCAAACTTGCTCTGAAGAGAACTCTGAGGAGAATCACAACCTGA